A region from the Lycium barbarum isolate Lr01 chromosome 8, ASM1917538v2, whole genome shotgun sequence genome encodes:
- the LOC132607069 gene encoding large ribosomal subunit protein uL23-like isoform X2 — protein sequence MAPAKDVAKKGDPKAQAVKAAKAVKSGSTFKKSSKKIRTKVTFHRPKTLKKDRNPKYPRISAPGRNRLDQYQVLQYPLTTESAMKKIEDNNTLVFIVDIKADKKKIKDAVKKMYDIQTKKVNTLIRPDGTKKAYVRLTPDYDALDVANKIGII from the exons ATGGCTCCAGCTAAAG ATGTGGCAAAAAAGGGTGACCCGAAAGCCCAAGCCGTAAAGGCTGCAAAGGCTGTGAAATCAGGATCAACCTTTAAGAAGTCATCAAAAAAGATACGAACAAAAGTTACATTTCATCGGCCTAAGACATTGAAGAAGGATAGAAATCCCAAGTATCCTAGGATTAGTGCACCTGGAAGGAACAGACTTGATCAGTACCAGGTTCTTCAATATCCTCTCACCACTGAGTCTGCAATGAAGAAGATTGAGGACAATAATACACTTGTTTTTATTGTTGACATCAAAGCTGACAAAAAGAAGATTAAGGATGCGGTGAAGAAAATGTATGATATCCAGACAAAGAAAGTCAATACCTTGATCAG GCCTGATGGAACAAAGAAGGCCTACGTGAGGTTGACACCCGACTATGATGCTTTGGACGTGGCAAACAAAATTGGAATCATCTAA
- the LOC132607069 gene encoding large ribosomal subunit protein uL23-like isoform X1 has protein sequence MAPAKADVAKKGDPKAQAVKAAKAVKSGSTFKKSSKKIRTKVTFHRPKTLKKDRNPKYPRISAPGRNRLDQYQVLQYPLTTESAMKKIEDNNTLVFIVDIKADKKKIKDAVKKMYDIQTKKVNTLIRPDGTKKAYVRLTPDYDALDVANKIGII, from the exons ATGGCTCCAGCTAAAG CAGATGTGGCAAAAAAGGGTGACCCGAAAGCCCAAGCCGTAAAGGCTGCAAAGGCTGTGAAATCAGGATCAACCTTTAAGAAGTCATCAAAAAAGATACGAACAAAAGTTACATTTCATCGGCCTAAGACATTGAAGAAGGATAGAAATCCCAAGTATCCTAGGATTAGTGCACCTGGAAGGAACAGACTTGATCAGTACCAGGTTCTTCAATATCCTCTCACCACTGAGTCTGCAATGAAGAAGATTGAGGACAATAATACACTTGTTTTTATTGTTGACATCAAAGCTGACAAAAAGAAGATTAAGGATGCGGTGAAGAAAATGTATGATATCCAGACAAAGAAAGTCAATACCTTGATCAG GCCTGATGGAACAAAGAAGGCCTACGTGAGGTTGACACCCGACTATGATGCTTTGGACGTGGCAAACAAAATTGGAATCATCTAA